TGGAGCCGGTGATGCGCGACATCGGCAAGCGGGGCTTGTTGTTTCTCGACGACGGTTCCTCCGCGCAATCGAAGACGGACGCTGTGGCGAAGGGAACGGAGCTTGCCCATGCTTTCGCCGATCTGCAGCTCGATGGTCAGGTCGATGTGAACGCCATCCTGCATAGGCTTGACGAGCTCGAACGCATTGCCAAGCGCAACGGCCAGGCAATTGGCGTTGCAGCGGCTTTCGACGAGAGTATCGAGGCAATATCCAAATGGAGCGAAGAGGCAGGAATGCGCGGCATTGAGATCGTCGGTGTTGCTGCCCTTGCTGCGGATGCTAAAAATCCTTGAGGAGCACCCCCGTGAACCAGGCGACAATCAAAGCCGAAGACCTTCCCTACCGGCCCTGCGTCGGCGTGATGATCCTTAACCGCGACGGGCTTGTATGGGCAGGCCGGCGTGTCCCGGTCGGCAATTCCGAATATGATGGCACACCACAACTGTGGCAAATGCCGCAAGGTGGTATCGACAAGGGCGAGGATCCGCTCGAAGCGGCATACCGCGAACTCTACGAGGAAACCGGTATCAGAACGGTGACCTTGCTCGCGGAGGCGAGCGATTGGATCAACTATGATCTGCCGCCGCAGCTGATCGGCA
Above is a window of Rhizobium etli 8C-3 DNA encoding:
- a CDS encoding RNA pyrophosphohydrolase is translated as MNQATIKAEDLPYRPCVGVMILNRDGLVWAGRRVPVGNSEYDGTPQLWQMPQGGIDKGEDPLEAAYRELYEETGIRTVTLLAEASDWINYDLPPQLIGIGLKGRFRGQTQRWFAFRFEGDESEIRINPPPGGHEPEFDAWEWKSMHELPGLIVPFKRAVYDRVVSEFSHLADLRAAG